In a genomic window of Corvus moneduloides isolate bCorMon1 chromosome 17, bCorMon1.pri, whole genome shotgun sequence:
- the ZNF335 gene encoding zinc finger protein 335 isoform X4: MEENAVESSSDATPQAAREEPTESGLGVGSSEAVSADSSDAAAGSGLLSRADDSGVGQSSDSSAASLEEVSESSSSTDAIPRIYLPDSSSIAQSTLVSSVSTVSQSVMVSESPQVLVHSSVVTDGATVVSDSTASTSSDLGSAIDKIIESTIGPDIIQSCIAVTSAEDGRAETTQYLILQGPDDGAPMVSQMATSALANSLAIEAVADGPTSTCLDQPGPSEPSEQLEVLELPAQPDRAQEADGGEELDQPDLETLEEMMEVVVVQQFKCKMCQYKSVSKKTLINHMKERHFQPVGSALALKKGRPRKVGAAPKTEDEVPEEEDDDIMDAGAIDDPEEDSDYNPAEDEPRGRQPKYGRTVPTSSEERPRRRPGRPRKLLRLEDMPQDMLEGGEVEPLVTSQSTPNQELQNSEAASSSSMENGTGESLAEPSISQSDSENKDPSSNTGAEEADVIPRRRGRPSRRFLGKKYRKYYYKSPKPLMRPYLCRICGSRFLTHDDLRFHVNSHEANDPQLFKCLQCSYRSRRWSSLKEHMFNHVGSKPYKCEECNYTSVYKKDVIRHSTVHSRDRKKRADPPPKLNSFPCPVCNRVYPMQKRLTQHMKTHSTEKPHMCDKCGKSFKKRYTFKMHLLTHIQAIANRRFKCEFCDYVCEDKKVLLNHQLSHMNDKPYKCSVCKYSTFREDFLVSHMAVKHTGGKPFACEFCHFTTKHKKNLRLHVQCRHADSFEEWAQRHPEEPPCRRRPFFTLQQIEELKQQHSQVQAPAEPEASPPAPLGPITCHTVQAVAGAEPSVLSQGSLEGATIIYEQDVAGSAELATQTALDLLLNMSAQRELATGSLQVAVVKPDDPEETPGPCELQTQEEEAKVDSKEQQQKLVMLHMAEPGQTLVQEAYGEASLSGSELQQITIPFSGTAEYSIIAPISEEIQAPTTLYSSEEESPVETSHAVVVSGAVMTEEALKDHSNHYIMSSGVPGSQFQTMEPLSGDAAFSSPAEGQEAQPASVKWPLVQCVARQLQKDSSLSPASEGQEVSSPKVKWPALQGMAKKLTCKVSAAKKLSCKISTAKKFSCKICTAMFTGRAEMESHKRAHIGPSTFKCPDCPFTATLWPEVRSHMVQHANLRPHKCPHCSFASKNKKDLRRHMLTHTNEKPFACQVCGQRFNRNGHLKFHMQRLHSSEGKRPGPAAAQQTIILNSDEDTLATLHTALQAGQAVLAPERLQQALGQEHILVAQEQSVTSQEEAAYIQEITTADGQTVQHLVTADNQVQYIIAQEGVPHLLPQEYVVVPEGHHIQVQDGQITHIQYEQGGQFLPESQIQYMPVSPEQQLITQAQLEAAAHSAVSAVADAAMAQAQSVFTTEAAAEQIQQLQPGIHYDVITLSD; the protein is encoded by the exons ATGGAGGAAAATGCGGTGGAGAGCAGCAGCGACGCGACCCCGCAGGCGGCGCGGGAGGAGCCCACCGAAAGCGGGCTGGGCGTCGGGAGCTCGGAGGCCGTGTCAGCGGACAGCAGCGATGCCGCCGCGGGGTCCGGGCTCCTCTCCCGGGCCGATGACTCCGGCGTGGGGCAGAGCTCCGACAGCAGCGCGGCCTCCTTG GAAGAGGTCTCAgaaagcagctccagcacagatGCCATTCCAAGGATTTACCTGCCAGACTCATCCTCTATTGCCCAATCCACCTTGGTCTCCAGCGTCTCCACTGTGAGCCAGTCCGTCATGGTGTCAGAGTCCCCACAAGTCCTGGTCCACTCCAGTGTCGTCACCGATGGAGCCACAGTCGTGTCAGACTCCACTGCGTCCACCTCCTCAGACCTGGGTTCTGCCATTGACAAAATCATTGAGTCCACAATCGGGCCTGACATCATCCAGA gctgcatCGCCGTGACCAGCGCAGAGGATGGAAGGGCAGAGACCACGCAGTACCTCATTCTACAAGGCCCCGATGATG GTGCCCCCATGGTGTCCCAGATGGCCACTTCTGCTCTAGCCAATAGCTTGGCGATAGAAGCTGTTGCTGATGGACCTACCTCCACGTGCCTTGACCAGCCCGGCCCTTCAGAGCCTTCTGAGCAGTTggaagtgctggagctgccggCACAGCCAGACCGAGCCCAAGAGGCAGATGGTGGGGAGGAGCTGGACCAGCCAGACTTGGAGACCCTGGAAGAGATGATGGAAGTGGTGGTGGTGCAGCAGTTCAAGTGCAAGATGTGTCAGTACAAGAGTGTCTCTAAGAAAACACTGATTAACCACATGAAAGAGCGTCACTTCCAGCCAG TGGGTTCAGCTCTGGCTTTGAAGAAAGGACGACCACGAAAGGTGGGAGCTGCTCCAAAGACTGAGGATGAGGTCCCAGAAGAAGAAGATGATGATATTATGGATGCTGGTGCTATTGATGATCCTGAAG AGGACAGTGACTACAACCCAGCTGAGGATGAGCCCCGGGGGCGACAGCCCAAGTACGGCCGCACTGTCCCCACATCCAGCGAGGAGAGGCCACGTCGACGCCCAGGGAGACCCCGCAAGCTGCTTCGTCTGGAGGATATGCCTCAGGACATGCTGGAAG GAGGGGAGGTGGAGCCCTTGGTGACGTCCCAAAGCACAccaaaccaggagctgcagaactCAGAAGCAGCCAGTTCCTCCAGCATGGAGAATGGGACTGGTGagagcctggcagagcccagTATCAGCCAGTCCGACTCAGAGAACAAGGACCCTTCCTCCAACACTGGTGCTGAGGAGGCAGATGTCATCCcccggcggcgcgggcggcccTCGCGCCGCTTCCTGGGCAAGAAATACCGCAA GTATTACTACAAGTCCCCCAAGCCCCTGATGCGGCCCTACCTGTGTCGGATCTGTGGCTCGCGGTTCCTCACACACGATGACCTGCGCTTCCATGTCAACTCACACGAGGCCAATGACCCGCAGCTCTTCAAGTGTCTTCAGTGCAGCTACCGCTCCCGGCGCTGGTCCTCCCTCAAG GAGCACATGTTCAACCATGTGGGCAGCAAGCCCTACAAGTGCGAGGAGTGCAATTATACCAGCGTGTACAAGAAGGATGTCATTCGGCACTCCACAGTGCACAGCCGGGACAG gaagaagaGAGCTGATCCG CCACCAAAGCTGAACTCCTTCCCGTGCCCCGTCTGCAACCGTGTCTACCCCATGCAGAAGAGGCTTACGCAGCACATGAAGACACACAGTACAGAGAAACCACACATGTGTGACAAG TGCGGGAAGTCCTTTAAGAAGCGTTACACCTTCAAGATGCACCTGCTGACGCACATCCAGGCCATCGCCAACCGCAG GTTCAAGTGTGAGTTCTGTGACTATGTCTGCGAGGACAAGAAGGTGCTGCTCAACCATCAGCTGTCGCACATGAACGACAAGCCCTACAAGTGCAGCGTCTGCAAGTATTCCACCTTCCGGGAGGACTTCCTGGTCTCGCACATGGCAGTCAAGCACACAG GAGGGAAACCGTTCGCTTGCGAGTTCTGTCACTTCACCACCAAGCACAAGAAGAATCTGCGCCTGCACGTGCAGTGCCGCCACGCCGACTCCTTCGAGGAGTGGGCACAGAGGCACCCCGAGGAGCCgccctgccgccgccgccccttCTTCACCCTGCAGCAGATCGaggagctgaagcagcagcacagccaggtgcAGGCACCGGCTGAGCCAGAGGCCAGCCCACCG GCACCTCTTGGCCCCATCACCTGCCACACGGTCCAGGCTGTCGCAGGTGCAGAGCCCTCTGTTCTCTCGCAGGGTTCCCTGGAAGGGGCCACCATCATCTATGAACAAG ATGTGGCTGGATCAGCAGAGCTGGCCACGCAGACGGCCCTGGATCTCCTGCTGAACATGAGTGCCCAGCGGGAGCTGGCCACCGGCTCACTGCAG GTGGCAGTGGTGAAGCCAGATGACCCAGAAGAGACACCAGGCCCCTGTGAGCTGCAgacacaggaggaggaggcaaagGTGGACTccaaggaacagcagcaaaagtTGGTGATGCTGCACATGGCAGAGCCCGGGCAGACACTTGTGCAGGAGGCTTATGGGGAAGCAAGCCTGAGtggctcagagctgcagcagatcACCATCCCCTTCAGCGGAACAGCAGAGTACAGCATCATCGCACCCATCAGTGAGGAGATCCAGGCTCCCACCACGCTGTACAG CAGTGAGGAGGAGAGCCCTGTGGAGACCTCCCACGCAGTCGTGGTGAGTGGAGCTGTGATGACAGAGGAGGCTCTGAAGGACCATAGCAATCACTACATCATGTCATCTGGTGTCCCAGGGAGCCAGTTCCAGACCATGGAG CCCCTCAGCGGGGatgctgccttttcctcacCCGCGGAGGGCCAGGAGGCACAGCCCGCCAGCGTCAAGTGGCCCCTGGTGCAGTGTGTCGCCAGGCAGCTCCAGAAGGACTCGTCTTTATCCCCAGCCTCCGAGGGGCAGGAAGTCTCATCCCCAAAGGTCAAGTGGCCTGCACTCCAAGGCATGGCCAAGAAGCTCACATGCAAGGTTTCTGCAGCCAAGAAGCTCTCATGCAAGATTTCCACAGCCAAAAAGTTTTCATGCAAGATTTGCACAGCCATGTTCACAGGGAGAGCGGAGATGGAGAGTCACAAGAGAGCCCACATTGGGCCCAGCACCTTCAAGTGTCCCGACTGTCCCTTCACTGCCACCCTCTGGCCAGAGGTCCGG AGCCACATGGTTCAACATGCCAACCTCCGGCCACACAAGTGCCCCCACTGCAGCTTCGCCTCCAAGAACAAGAAGGACCTGCGCAGGCACATGCTGACCCACACCAACGAGAAGCCCTTCGCCTGCCAGGTCTGTGGGCAGAG GTTCAACCGTAATGGGCACCTCAAGTTCCACATGCAGCGTTTGCACAGCTCAGAGGGCAAAAGGCCAGggccagctgctgcccagcagacCATCATCCTGAACAGTGACGAGGACACCCTGGCCACCCTACACA CGGCTCTGCAGGCCGGCCAGGCCGTGCTGGCTCCCGAGCGGCTGcagcaggctctggggcaggagcacATCCTTGTCGCACAGGAACAGAGCGTCACCAGCCAG gaggaggcagcctACATCCAGGAGATCACAACTGCTGATGGACAGACAGTACAGCACTTAGTGACTGCTGACAACCAG GTTCAGTACATTATTGCCCAGGAAGGCGTCCCGCACTTGCTTCCCCAAGAGTATGTTGTTGTCCCAGAGGGACATCATATCCAG GTACAGGACGGTCAGATTACCCACATCCAGTACGAGCAGGGCGGCCAGTTCCTCCCAGAGTCGCAG ATCCAGTACATGCCAGTGtcacctgagcagcagcttatcacccaggcacagctggaagcagcagcacactcAGCCGTCTCAG caGTGGCGGATGCGGCGATGGCCCAGGCACAGAGCGTCTTCACCACCGAGGCAGCAGCCGAGCagatccagcagctgcagccggGCATCCACTACGATGTCATCACGCTGTCGGACTAG
- the ZNF335 gene encoding zinc finger protein 335 isoform X1 has protein sequence MEENAVESSSDATPQAAREEPTESGLGVGSSEAVSADSSDAAAGSGLLSRADDSGVGQSSDSSAASLEEVSESSSSTDAIPRIYLPDSSSIAQSTLVSSVSTVSQSVMVSESPQVLVHSSVVTDGATVVSDSTASTSSDLGSAIDKIIESTIGPDIIQSCIAVTSAEDGRAETTQYLILQGPDDGAPMVSQMATSALANSLAIEAVADGPTSTCLDQPGPSEPSEQLEVLELPAQPDRAQEADGGEELDQPDLETLEEMMEVVVVQQFKCKMCQYKSVSKKTLINHMKERHFQPVGSALALKKGRPRKVGAAPKTEDEVPEEEDDDIMDAGAIDDPEEDSDYNPAEDEPRGRQPKYGRTVPTSSEERPRRRPGRPRKLLRLEDMPQDMLEGGEVEPLVTSQSTPNQELQNSEAASSSSMENGTGESLAEPSISQSDSENKDPSSNTGAEEADVIPRRRGRPSRRFLGKKYRKYMGHRYYYKSPKPLMRPYLCRICGSRFLTHDDLRFHVNSHEANDPQLFKCLQCSYRSRRWSSLKEHMFNHVGSKPYKCEECNYTSVYKKDVIRHSTVHSRDRKKRADPPPKLNSFPCPVCNRVYPMQKRLTQHMKTHSTEKPHMCDKCGKSFKKRYTFKMHLLTHIQAIANRRFKCEFCDYVCEDKKVLLNHQLSHMNDKPYKCSVCKYSTFREDFLVSHMAVKHTGGKPFACEFCHFTTKHKKNLRLHVQCRHADSFEEWAQRHPEEPPCRRRPFFTLQQIEELKQQHSQVQAPAEPEASPPAPLGPITCHTVQAVAGAEPSVLSQGSLEGATIIYEQDVAGSAELATQTALDLLLNMSAQRELATGSLQVAVVKPDDPEETPGPCELQTQEEEAKVDSKEQQQKLVMLHMAEPGQTLVQEAYGEASLSGSELQQITIPFSGTAEYSIIAPISEEIQAPTTLYSSEEESPVETSHAVVVSGAVMTEEALKDHSNHYIMSSGVPGSQFQTMEPLSGDAAFSSPAEGQEAQPASVKWPLVQCVARQLQKDSSLSPASEGQEVSSPKVKWPALQGMAKKLTCKVSAAKKLSCKISTAKKFSCKICTAMFTGRAEMESHKRAHIGPSTFKCPDCPFTATLWPEVRSHMVQHANLRPHKCPHCSFASKNKKDLRRHMLTHTNEKPFACQVCGQRFNRNGHLKFHMQRLHSSEGKRPGPAAAQQTIILNSDEDTLATLHTALQAGQAVLAPERLQQALGQEHILVAQEQSVTSQEEAAYIQEITTADGQTVQHLVTADNQVQYIIAQEGVPHLLPQEYVVVPEGHHIQVQDGQITHIQYEQGGQFLPESQIQYMPVSPEQQLITQAQLEAAAHSAVSAVADAAMAQAQSVFTTEAAAEQIQQLQPGIHYDVITLSD, from the exons ATGGAGGAAAATGCGGTGGAGAGCAGCAGCGACGCGACCCCGCAGGCGGCGCGGGAGGAGCCCACCGAAAGCGGGCTGGGCGTCGGGAGCTCGGAGGCCGTGTCAGCGGACAGCAGCGATGCCGCCGCGGGGTCCGGGCTCCTCTCCCGGGCCGATGACTCCGGCGTGGGGCAGAGCTCCGACAGCAGCGCGGCCTCCTTG GAAGAGGTCTCAgaaagcagctccagcacagatGCCATTCCAAGGATTTACCTGCCAGACTCATCCTCTATTGCCCAATCCACCTTGGTCTCCAGCGTCTCCACTGTGAGCCAGTCCGTCATGGTGTCAGAGTCCCCACAAGTCCTGGTCCACTCCAGTGTCGTCACCGATGGAGCCACAGTCGTGTCAGACTCCACTGCGTCCACCTCCTCAGACCTGGGTTCTGCCATTGACAAAATCATTGAGTCCACAATCGGGCCTGACATCATCCAGA gctgcatCGCCGTGACCAGCGCAGAGGATGGAAGGGCAGAGACCACGCAGTACCTCATTCTACAAGGCCCCGATGATG GTGCCCCCATGGTGTCCCAGATGGCCACTTCTGCTCTAGCCAATAGCTTGGCGATAGAAGCTGTTGCTGATGGACCTACCTCCACGTGCCTTGACCAGCCCGGCCCTTCAGAGCCTTCTGAGCAGTTggaagtgctggagctgccggCACAGCCAGACCGAGCCCAAGAGGCAGATGGTGGGGAGGAGCTGGACCAGCCAGACTTGGAGACCCTGGAAGAGATGATGGAAGTGGTGGTGGTGCAGCAGTTCAAGTGCAAGATGTGTCAGTACAAGAGTGTCTCTAAGAAAACACTGATTAACCACATGAAAGAGCGTCACTTCCAGCCAG TGGGTTCAGCTCTGGCTTTGAAGAAAGGACGACCACGAAAGGTGGGAGCTGCTCCAAAGACTGAGGATGAGGTCCCAGAAGAAGAAGATGATGATATTATGGATGCTGGTGCTATTGATGATCCTGAAG AGGACAGTGACTACAACCCAGCTGAGGATGAGCCCCGGGGGCGACAGCCCAAGTACGGCCGCACTGTCCCCACATCCAGCGAGGAGAGGCCACGTCGACGCCCAGGGAGACCCCGCAAGCTGCTTCGTCTGGAGGATATGCCTCAGGACATGCTGGAAG GAGGGGAGGTGGAGCCCTTGGTGACGTCCCAAAGCACAccaaaccaggagctgcagaactCAGAAGCAGCCAGTTCCTCCAGCATGGAGAATGGGACTGGTGagagcctggcagagcccagTATCAGCCAGTCCGACTCAGAGAACAAGGACCCTTCCTCCAACACTGGTGCTGAGGAGGCAGATGTCATCCcccggcggcgcgggcggcccTCGCGCCGCTTCCTGGGCAAGAAATACCGCAAGTACATGGGGCACAG GTATTACTACAAGTCCCCCAAGCCCCTGATGCGGCCCTACCTGTGTCGGATCTGTGGCTCGCGGTTCCTCACACACGATGACCTGCGCTTCCATGTCAACTCACACGAGGCCAATGACCCGCAGCTCTTCAAGTGTCTTCAGTGCAGCTACCGCTCCCGGCGCTGGTCCTCCCTCAAG GAGCACATGTTCAACCATGTGGGCAGCAAGCCCTACAAGTGCGAGGAGTGCAATTATACCAGCGTGTACAAGAAGGATGTCATTCGGCACTCCACAGTGCACAGCCGGGACAG gaagaagaGAGCTGATCCG CCACCAAAGCTGAACTCCTTCCCGTGCCCCGTCTGCAACCGTGTCTACCCCATGCAGAAGAGGCTTACGCAGCACATGAAGACACACAGTACAGAGAAACCACACATGTGTGACAAG TGCGGGAAGTCCTTTAAGAAGCGTTACACCTTCAAGATGCACCTGCTGACGCACATCCAGGCCATCGCCAACCGCAG GTTCAAGTGTGAGTTCTGTGACTATGTCTGCGAGGACAAGAAGGTGCTGCTCAACCATCAGCTGTCGCACATGAACGACAAGCCCTACAAGTGCAGCGTCTGCAAGTATTCCACCTTCCGGGAGGACTTCCTGGTCTCGCACATGGCAGTCAAGCACACAG GAGGGAAACCGTTCGCTTGCGAGTTCTGTCACTTCACCACCAAGCACAAGAAGAATCTGCGCCTGCACGTGCAGTGCCGCCACGCCGACTCCTTCGAGGAGTGGGCACAGAGGCACCCCGAGGAGCCgccctgccgccgccgccccttCTTCACCCTGCAGCAGATCGaggagctgaagcagcagcacagccaggtgcAGGCACCGGCTGAGCCAGAGGCCAGCCCACCG GCACCTCTTGGCCCCATCACCTGCCACACGGTCCAGGCTGTCGCAGGTGCAGAGCCCTCTGTTCTCTCGCAGGGTTCCCTGGAAGGGGCCACCATCATCTATGAACAAG ATGTGGCTGGATCAGCAGAGCTGGCCACGCAGACGGCCCTGGATCTCCTGCTGAACATGAGTGCCCAGCGGGAGCTGGCCACCGGCTCACTGCAG GTGGCAGTGGTGAAGCCAGATGACCCAGAAGAGACACCAGGCCCCTGTGAGCTGCAgacacaggaggaggaggcaaagGTGGACTccaaggaacagcagcaaaagtTGGTGATGCTGCACATGGCAGAGCCCGGGCAGACACTTGTGCAGGAGGCTTATGGGGAAGCAAGCCTGAGtggctcagagctgcagcagatcACCATCCCCTTCAGCGGAACAGCAGAGTACAGCATCATCGCACCCATCAGTGAGGAGATCCAGGCTCCCACCACGCTGTACAG CAGTGAGGAGGAGAGCCCTGTGGAGACCTCCCACGCAGTCGTGGTGAGTGGAGCTGTGATGACAGAGGAGGCTCTGAAGGACCATAGCAATCACTACATCATGTCATCTGGTGTCCCAGGGAGCCAGTTCCAGACCATGGAG CCCCTCAGCGGGGatgctgccttttcctcacCCGCGGAGGGCCAGGAGGCACAGCCCGCCAGCGTCAAGTGGCCCCTGGTGCAGTGTGTCGCCAGGCAGCTCCAGAAGGACTCGTCTTTATCCCCAGCCTCCGAGGGGCAGGAAGTCTCATCCCCAAAGGTCAAGTGGCCTGCACTCCAAGGCATGGCCAAGAAGCTCACATGCAAGGTTTCTGCAGCCAAGAAGCTCTCATGCAAGATTTCCACAGCCAAAAAGTTTTCATGCAAGATTTGCACAGCCATGTTCACAGGGAGAGCGGAGATGGAGAGTCACAAGAGAGCCCACATTGGGCCCAGCACCTTCAAGTGTCCCGACTGTCCCTTCACTGCCACCCTCTGGCCAGAGGTCCGG AGCCACATGGTTCAACATGCCAACCTCCGGCCACACAAGTGCCCCCACTGCAGCTTCGCCTCCAAGAACAAGAAGGACCTGCGCAGGCACATGCTGACCCACACCAACGAGAAGCCCTTCGCCTGCCAGGTCTGTGGGCAGAG GTTCAACCGTAATGGGCACCTCAAGTTCCACATGCAGCGTTTGCACAGCTCAGAGGGCAAAAGGCCAGggccagctgctgcccagcagacCATCATCCTGAACAGTGACGAGGACACCCTGGCCACCCTACACA CGGCTCTGCAGGCCGGCCAGGCCGTGCTGGCTCCCGAGCGGCTGcagcaggctctggggcaggagcacATCCTTGTCGCACAGGAACAGAGCGTCACCAGCCAG gaggaggcagcctACATCCAGGAGATCACAACTGCTGATGGACAGACAGTACAGCACTTAGTGACTGCTGACAACCAG GTTCAGTACATTATTGCCCAGGAAGGCGTCCCGCACTTGCTTCCCCAAGAGTATGTTGTTGTCCCAGAGGGACATCATATCCAG GTACAGGACGGTCAGATTACCCACATCCAGTACGAGCAGGGCGGCCAGTTCCTCCCAGAGTCGCAG ATCCAGTACATGCCAGTGtcacctgagcagcagcttatcacccaggcacagctggaagcagcagcacactcAGCCGTCTCAG caGTGGCGGATGCGGCGATGGCCCAGGCACAGAGCGTCTTCACCACCGAGGCAGCAGCCGAGCagatccagcagctgcagccggGCATCCACTACGATGTCATCACGCTGTCGGACTAG